TAAAGGAGAGAAAAGAGATACATTAATTGCTTTTGAGGATGGATTTCATGGCGATACGTTTGGTGCAATGAGTGCATCGGGACTATCATCATATAACGGTCCGTTTGAAGATTTTTTGTTAAAAGTAGAACGTATTCCCGTTCCAACAGAAGACAATTTAGATGAGATTAAACAGCTGCTCTCTCAAATACTAAAGAAAAATAAATGCGCCGCTTTCGTATTTGAACCATTGGTACAAGGTGCGGCCGGCATGAAATTCCATTCGGCTAAAGGTTTAAATGAATTGATAGAAATTTGTCAAGAAGAACATATTTTATGTATTGCCGATGAAATAATGACCGGTTTCGGTAAAACGGGTAAAAATTTTGCCTCTGATTATTTGGAAAACAAGCCAGATATCATGTGTTTGAGCAAGGCTTTGACGGCAGGCATGTTCCCGTTAAGTATTACCAGTTGTTCTCAAGCGGTGTATAACGGATTTTTAAGTGATGAGGTGCATAAAGGTTTTTTCCACGCTCATACGTTCAGTGCTCACCCATTAGGTTGTGCAGCAGCTTTGGCAGGTATTAAATTATTGAACTCTCCAGAAATTGTGAAGAAAAGGTCAGCTATTAATATGGCTCACAATACCTATGTACAAGAAATTAAATCACACCCAAAAGTTGCGGAAGTAAGGGTTAAGGGCGTAATTTTGGCCATTGACTTAAATATAGAAACAGAACGTTACGGTAATTTAAGAGATAAGCTATATAGCTTCTTTTTAGAAAGAGGTGTTTTATTAAGACCTTTAGGGAATACCGTTTATGTATTGCCGCCCTATGTAATTAAAAAAGGAGAGCTTCAGAAGGTTTATGAGGTCATAACGGAAGCATTGAACACTTTTTAGAATAGACATTGAAAGAGAAAATATCAATAACGTCCATAGCTTCAATTTCACCTCTGGGGTCTAGTCTAGATGAAATTTGGAAAGCCTATCAAAATAACCAACATTATTTTTCACTTGAAAATATCAATGAAGCTAAAACCTGGGTTGCACCTTTAGCAACATCTGGACAGGTAATGGTAGCATCATTACGAGGGTCTGATAGTAAATATAAAAAGTTAGATAATAGTGTGTTATTTGCTATGGTAGCCTCTAGGATGGCTTTTGAACAATCTGGTTGGAGCAATACTTCTGATTTTGGAATCAATATGGGCTCATCAAGAGGGGCAACCAAGTTGTTTGAAGAATATCATTCTGAATTTTTAAATACAGGTATTTCATCCACACTCAGCTCACCAACAACCACGCTAGGTAACATATCTTCATGGGTGTCTCATGATTTAGGGGCTAAGGGACCGGACATTTCACATTCCATTACCTGTTCAACAGGATTACATTCAGTGCTGAACGGGGTAGCTTGGTTAAATAGCGGAATGTCTAGTAGGTTTTTGGTAGGAGCTAGTGAAGCACCTTTGACCAATTTTACCATTGCCCAAATGAAGGCGTTAAAAATATACGCAAAAGCACCAACGTTAAACTCGAATTCGGTAGTCGATAAGGCAACAGTAATTGAGCGTAGCCAAAATTATCCTTGCCAAGCGTTAAACTTTGAAAAGGAATACAATAGTATGATTTTAGGCGAAGCGGCATCAGTTGCGTGTTTGGAAACAGGGATTGTTGACAATGCTCTGGCTGTTATTGAAGGAGTGGGGTTTGCAACGGAAATTTTAAAACATAATACATCAATTTCCGCAAATGCCGTTTGCTTTCAAAAATCTATGAAAAAGGCTTTGGATGGGATAAATCCTGCTGAGGTAGATGCCATTGTAATGCACGCACCAGGAACCATCAAAGGAGATTCATCAGAATATAATGCAATCAAAGAAGTATTTGGTGATGATATGCCGCAATTGACCACCAATAAATGGAAGATAGGTCATACGTTTGCCACATCGGGGATGTTAAATTTAGAATTGGCAATACTCATGTTACAGAATAATAAAATGGTCTCAATACCTTATTTGAATCAGAAAACGCATGAAAAAGACCTTAAAAAAGTGCTTGTAAATGCGGTTGGATTTGGTGGTAATGCAGTAAGTATTTTGGTTTCTAAGAAAGAATAGAAGGTGTAAATCATTAATTTAAAAACCAACAATTATTTTTTCAATTTAAATTCAGTTATTTTTGAACCCTGGTAACAACCTAAGATTATATGAGCGAAGCAAGACATAATTGGTCAAAAGAAGAAATTTTAGAAATTTACAACAAGCCTTTAATGGAGCTACTTTACGAAGCTGCAACGGTGCATAGAAAAAATCACGACCCTAATACGGTTCAGGTTTCTACATTACTTTCCATTAAAACTGGTGGTTGTCCAGAAGATTGCGGGTATTGTCCTCAGGCGGCGCGTTATCATACAGATATTGAAGGAAATGATTTAATGGCCGTATCTCAAGTAAAAGCTCAGGCATTACGTGCAAAAGCATCTGGTAGTTCAAGGGTGTGCATGGGTGCCGCATGGAGAAATGTTAAGGATGGTCCTGAATTTGAACAAGTGTTAGAAATGGTAAGAACCATCAATAAGCTTGACATGGAGGTTTGCTGTACCTTGGGTATGATCACAGAAAATCAGGCAAAGCGTTTGGCAGAAGCTGGTTTGTACGCTTACAATCATAATTTAGATACATCAGAGGATTATTATAAAGATGTAATTTCCACACGTGCTTTTGA
The sequence above is a segment of the Maribacter dokdonensis DSW-8 genome. Coding sequences within it:
- the bioA gene encoding adenosylmethionine--8-amino-7-oxononanoate transaminase codes for the protein MTVENLSNRDKKHLWHPLTQHKLGKPQLPIVKAKGAVLFDEDGNEYIDAIASWYTVMYGHANEQIVSAITQQMQTLDFVMFSGLTHEPAIELSEKLMEILPNNQAKIFFNDNGSTAVEAAIKMAFQFFHNKGEKRDTLIAFEDGFHGDTFGAMSASGLSSYNGPFEDFLLKVERIPVPTEDNLDEIKQLLSQILKKNKCAAFVFEPLVQGAAGMKFHSAKGLNELIEICQEEHILCIADEIMTGFGKTGKNFASDYLENKPDIMCLSKALTAGMFPLSITSCSQAVYNGFLSDEVHKGFFHAHTFSAHPLGCAAALAGIKLLNSPEIVKKRSAINMAHNTYVQEIKSHPKVAEVRVKGVILAIDLNIETERYGNLRDKLYSFFLERGVLLRPLGNTVYVLPPYVIKKGELQKVYEVITEALNTF
- a CDS encoding beta-ketoacyl synthase N-terminal-like domain-containing protein — translated: MKEKISITSIASISPLGSSLDEIWKAYQNNQHYFSLENINEAKTWVAPLATSGQVMVASLRGSDSKYKKLDNSVLFAMVASRMAFEQSGWSNTSDFGINMGSSRGATKLFEEYHSEFLNTGISSTLSSPTTTLGNISSWVSHDLGAKGPDISHSITCSTGLHSVLNGVAWLNSGMSSRFLVGASEAPLTNFTIAQMKALKIYAKAPTLNSNSVVDKATVIERSQNYPCQALNFEKEYNSMILGEAASVACLETGIVDNALAVIEGVGFATEILKHNTSISANAVCFQKSMKKALDGINPAEVDAIVMHAPGTIKGDSSEYNAIKEVFGDDMPQLTTNKWKIGHTFATSGMLNLELAILMLQNNKMVSIPYLNQKTHEKDLKKVLVNAVGFGGNAVSILVSKKE